A single region of the Microlunatus panaciterrae genome encodes:
- a CDS encoding SIMPL domain-containing protein, whose amino-acid sequence MSAPVVTVRGEATLEGSPDLATLWVTVYAGGSSAERTRAALATAAGRTQDLVREYEAAVEESSTSGFQVAPVFDRRGEVKAGRFRGSFTSTVVVKDFEALSPLVLALAQVPESEVSGPNWSLRRTNPIFAAVRLAAIDEALRRADDYAAAFGTSVVDLLEVSDLEPGYPAPTMRSMAFMTKGAPEAAPEFDFEPAKQTVSAQVTVRCTLAPPDLAALRQGRPDSPGASAATR is encoded by the coding sequence ATGAGTGCACCGGTCGTGACGGTACGGGGGGAGGCGACGCTGGAGGGGTCACCGGACCTGGCCACCCTGTGGGTGACGGTGTACGCCGGCGGGAGTTCGGCGGAGCGGACCCGGGCGGCGCTCGCCACGGCAGCCGGTCGGACCCAGGATCTGGTCCGGGAGTACGAGGCGGCCGTCGAGGAGTCGAGCACCAGCGGCTTCCAGGTCGCCCCGGTCTTCGACCGTCGCGGTGAGGTCAAGGCGGGCCGCTTCCGGGGCTCCTTCACCAGTACGGTCGTTGTCAAAGACTTCGAGGCGCTGTCCCCGCTGGTGCTGGCCCTGGCCCAGGTGCCGGAGAGTGAGGTGAGCGGACCGAACTGGTCGCTGCGCCGCACCAACCCGATCTTCGCCGCCGTCAGGCTGGCAGCCATCGACGAGGCCCTGCGTCGCGCCGACGATTACGCGGCAGCCTTCGGCACCTCCGTCGTCGACCTGCTCGAGGTGTCCGACCTGGAGCCCGGCTATCCGGCACCGACGATGCGGTCGATGGCGTTCATGACCAAGGGTGCCCCGGAGGCCGCGCCCGAGTTCGACTTCGAACCGGCGAAGCAGACCGTCTCGGCGCAGGTCACCGTTCGCTGCACCCTGGCGCCCCCCGACCTGGCGGCCCTCCGGCAGGGCCGTCCCGACTCGCCCGGCGCGTCGGCAGCCACCCGGTGA
- a CDS encoding maleylpyruvate isomerase family mycothiol-dependent enzyme encodes MTDARPTWLPFDRYLELIEADAHRLLDVASRDLNAAVPGCPDWTVTDLCRHLAEVYAHKIACMAAGAPPKPWPLPEFQIGEPLQLLARESTAIVEALRSRDPADSTWTWLPADQTVGFWYRRMAQETAVHRVDGEQAVGEQTAIDEALAVDGVDEFLGCMLGGPWWTDGDYSATNATVRVETGSHGWYVRCASAAVEVRYGDADAEVDATIAGEPEQLLLALWGRTPLLELVVDGDPEAAGRFAGRVQLCGD; translated from the coding sequence ATGACCGATGCTCGCCCGACCTGGCTCCCTTTCGACCGTTACCTCGAGCTCATCGAAGCCGACGCTCACCGGCTGCTCGATGTCGCGAGCCGGGACCTCAATGCCGCTGTCCCGGGCTGCCCTGACTGGACCGTCACCGACCTCTGCCGCCATCTCGCCGAGGTGTACGCGCACAAGATCGCCTGTATGGCCGCAGGCGCCCCGCCGAAACCGTGGCCGTTGCCCGAGTTTCAGATCGGCGAGCCGCTGCAGCTGTTGGCGCGCGAGTCGACGGCCATCGTCGAGGCGCTGCGGTCGCGGGACCCGGCCGACAGCACCTGGACCTGGTTGCCCGCCGACCAGACGGTCGGGTTCTGGTATCGGCGAATGGCCCAGGAGACCGCCGTCCACCGGGTTGACGGCGAACAGGCGGTCGGGGAGCAGACGGCGATCGACGAGGCTCTGGCCGTGGACGGCGTGGACGAGTTCCTGGGGTGCATGCTCGGCGGGCCGTGGTGGACCGACGGTGACTACAGCGCCACCAACGCCACGGTCAGGGTGGAGACCGGGAGTCACGGCTGGTACGTCCGCTGCGCCAGCGCAGCGGTGGAGGTGCGGTACGGCGACGCCGATGCAGAGGTGGACGCCACCATCGCCGGCGAGCCGGAGCAGCTGCTGCTGGCCTTGTGGGGGCGCACGCCCTTGCTCGAGTTGGTCGTCGACGGAGACCCGGAGGCGGCGGGGCGCTTCGCCGGGCGGGTCCAACTCTGCGGCGATTGA